From the Hemitrygon akajei chromosome 24, sHemAka1.3, whole genome shotgun sequence genome, the window GCTAAGCATGGATATCTTCTTGAGATCCAAgatcatagctccttgaaagtggcttcatcatcagggaccctcaccacccagggcatgctctcttcttactgtgCTATCAGAACAATGGTaaaagagcctcagaactcacaccattgGTTTCTGGAATGCTTATTattcctcaaacatcaggctcttgaaccaaaggggataaattcacaTCCTAATTGAAACGTTAACACAGCATGATCTCACTTTCAGTGACCCttcaactcatattctcaatgtATATTGCTTAATAATTAATATTCTCTTTCCTTTTTATTGGCACAATTTGTGTCATTTGCACACTGGTGGAATACCCACATTGAATACGGTCTCCCATTTATTCTATGAAACCTAGTATTGTGTTACCCATGTATGgggtatgcccgcaagaaaatgattcATGCTTGttgatggtgacatatatgtactttgataataaatatactttcacTTTTTCATCTGTGAGTTTATTTCAAGTCCATTTGTATTTAACACTTTTCTTTGTTTAATGTCAGCCACAAATCTGGCTCTACACTCTTATCCCTTCTGCCGCCATAAACGGCATCGAGAAATGCCACGGGTTGGCAAGGTTCCCGTCCCACAGACGGGGAGAGGCTTCTGATTGGTGGAGCGTGTGTCGATGGTTGATTCGTTTCCCCAAGCAGCCAATGAATATGCTCGGAAACCCCATTCCTTTATTAGCATACCACCGTCAGCATTTCCTATTTAAGTGCCGCTCCGTACGCTATTCTCTTAGTTGAGTCTAACGAAGACAGCAGAAATGCCCGACCCGAAGACTGCTCCCAAGAAGGGCGCTAAGAAAGCGCTGCCGAAGCCATCAGGCAAGTCCGGCAAGAAGCGCAGGAGAGTGAGGAAGGAGAGTTACGCCATCTACATCTACAAAGTGATGAAGCAGGTTCACCCCGACACTGGCATCTCCTCCAAGGCCATGAGCATCATGAACTCGTTCGTGAGCGATATTTTCGAGCGCATCGCTGGCGAGGCTTCCCGCCTAGCCCATTACAACAAGCGATCGACTATCAGCTCTCGGGAGATCCAGACCGCCGTGCGCCTGCTGCTGCCCGGGGAGCTGGCCAAGCACGCCGTGTCGGAAGGGACAAAGGCCGTGACCAAGTACACCAGCTCCAAGTGAAGAGTGCCGCCAAAACAAACCGAAAACCcaaaggctcttttaagagccactCACTATTTCATTAACAGAGCTACATTGTTTCGTCGTGTTCTGTAAATTAAATTTCAATGCCAGACGGTATTTTAACCAATAATTTGTCTGAGCTCCAGCCGTAGCTTGAGAAGAGCTACCCGGTCGTAACATGATGCAGTTCACACAATGTCTGACCGGGGACAGTAACTGAGAATCGATTTTTTTTCAGAGTAGGAATATCGTTAAATGAAATCCCCAGACGCATCTTCAATTTCAGCTACACTCACACATTAAATGATGGCGGACTTCAGTAATTGGTTAATGCGCAGAATTATTTCACAAACATGTCTGCAATGATCTGATTTTAGATTAGGTTTGAACAAAAAATTTTTGGCGTGCTGTTTTCGAGTTTCAGCTAATTTTCGGCGGGTAAGAAGTTTTTGATTTTTGATTGGTAAATATTCTGTCTCCAATGAATTTAAGCGTTGTTGCACCAATCCTAAAATGTTTCAGTGCATCCCCACAGGAAATACAAGATGGCCGAGGGCCGGAAGCATTTCGTCATTCTCTGTGTTGCTGAGCTGATTTTTTTGaagtgaatggacaaagaaaaacCGGCGGGAAAGCTCGTTCTCGGCTGGACTGCTGTTCCCATTGGGTAGTGCTTATAGGCTCTTGAGAAAGGACAACTATGCTGAGTGGGTGAGTGTCGGAGTCTTGATCTTTCTGGCTGCTGCGCTCCAGTGTCGGCTGAAATTCTTGAGCTGGCTGGCTACGTGAACGCAGACCACAAAGACGAGGAGCTAAACAAGCTGCTGGGAAAGATGGCGAATGCCCAGGGCAGAGCGTTACCCTATATCCAGACCGTGTTGTTGCCCAAGAAAACCGGCCGAGCTAGTAAGCGTGGAGACAATATGAAACCCAGCTACCTAAAAGCTCTTTTCAGAGCCATTCACAGTGTCTGTGAAGGGGCTGTTCTGCGGATACCATGACTGCTGAGGAAAGGACTCGGGCTTCCCTGTCACTGCGAACGATTTCTGAGGAAGTTCTTTTAGCAGAAACACGAAAATCATACTCATTTATCTTCTACACGTTAGTTTCTTTTCTAAACAAACTGAGGTGGTTTAGTGAATTGCTTCCGGAGCTGAGGATGCTTTCTGCTGTGTGTTTGCATGTTCCCCGGAGAGACGGTTAGGGTCAATTTTATTTTTACTCCGGTTCCATATTAAATGTTAGCCTGTGACTTTACTACCGAATGTCCCGAATAactgatattaaaaaaaaaaactcttcAGATTTGTACTCATTTCTCCGAAAATTAATCAATGATATTCTGGAAAAAGAACAATTGCAGAGACCGAAGTCCTGAAATTCAGGTAAAACACAGCTCGGGTAGCAACTGTGAAAGCTGTTAGTCTTTCAGCCTCTTCAGATAATATTTTCTTGTCTGTGATCATTTAGAGAATATGCTTAATTGCATATTTAACTTGCAAAAAAGTATTTATTCCCATAATCTCCCCTCATTACCTCATCTTCACTACTTACATTCCCGCCTCTCTTTGTAAGAGCCTCAAGTGTTTTCTGGGCagatgtaggtaggtgaccagaactgcacacagtactctacaTGAGGCCTTACCAATGTGTTatacaacataacatcccaacttcggTACTCAatgttttgatttatgaaggccaatgtgtctaGACCTCTCTCTATGGGCTCGCCTGTGACACCACCTTACCGAATAACTCCCAGATCACACTGAAAGCTTTAATAGCTTCCTCGTTGTCTACTACATCACCAATCTTAGTGCCAatttgcaaatttgttgatcgGTGGTACagtattatcatccagatcattgacatagatgacaaacagacactgacccagcactgatccctgctaaAGAGGGGAGATTGAATTAATTTTGCTTTATTTTTTatgtccttcatatacatgaggagtgaaaatctttatgttacgtttccatctaaatgtgcaatgtggaattacagtaatttataataaattgaaCAGTCAATTAATATAGAGTACACACAAATCAGCAGGAATTCATCAGTCTgttggaagaagttgtcccagagcctgttggtcctggcttttatgctgcagaaccacttcccggatggtagcagctggaatagattgtggttgggatggcttgggtccccgatgatcctacgggccctttttacacacctgtccttgtaaatgtcctgagtcaTGGaacgttcac encodes:
- the LOC140715810 gene encoding histone H2B 1/2-like, with amino-acid sequence MPDPKTAPKKGAKKALPKPSGKSGKKRRRVRKESYAIYIYKVMKQVHPDTGISSKAMSIMNSFVSDIFERIAGEASRLAHYNKRSTISSREIQTAVRLLLPGELAKHAVSEGTKAVTKYTSSKLNVDLFFKLNTLPEET